A window of Candidatus Angelobacter sp. genomic DNA:
AGCCTCAGGAGGTACGTCATCGCGCGGCGTACTTCCTTGGAGCGCTGGGGCCGGCCGCCAAAGCCGCGGTCCCCGAATTGTTGCCGCTTCTTTCAGATTCCGATGGCCGCGTCCGGTTTGAAACGGCCTTCGCGCTGGGCAGGATCGGCGCTGACACCCCGGAGGTGCGCACTGCGTTGACAAAGATGCTGATGGACCCGGTCAAAGAAGTCCGCTTTTCGGCGGCCATTTCTCTTTGGAGTTTCGATCGCACCAACACAACTGCGACCTCGCGCGTGGAGCAGCTCATCTCAACAAATAATCTTTCCTGGCCCAGCATCAGCCTGATGAAATTTGGAGAGAACGCCAGAGTCTTTGCGCCCGACCTCAAACGGGCGATCAATGGCACGCCCTGGTCGTATTCACGGATTCAGGCTGTTCACGCCCT
This region includes:
- a CDS encoding HEAT repeat domain-containing protein; this encodes MKSRKKRLVLTGATALILGAVVFVQVRRASREARTRAEVYYWIRSFDSWDRNQTETANQHRQLEGLRSVGAGAVTTLERDLHYRPALSRLSEKIPFLQRFLPQPGPTDEPQEVRHRAAYFLGALGPAAKAAVPELLPLLSDSDGRVRFETAFALGRIGADTPEVRTALTKMLMDPVKEVRFSAAISLWSFDRTNTTATSRVEQLISTNNLSWPSISLMKFGENARVFAPDLKRAINGTPWSYSRIQAVHAL